A portion of the Drosophila sechellia strain sech25 chromosome 2R, ASM438219v1, whole genome shotgun sequence genome contains these proteins:
- the LOC6618900 gene encoding angiotensin-converting enzyme — MRLPFVGVLLILLLSVTFGIGHSSYELATKQILDRAEDRMRHVWSLNRRIFVQLTAKGKSPLGGQVLNSKLEVEAETYRLFYDLAGNLSVVSVAELDDPLLRWRVQRMAKLQLQGLRPKDYEQAKDLLRQIHNFVNGPLVCPYEDCTARGSLAMYPQIMNKNMHTKLYEDLVINWKAWRRAINEKDVAKNTFIGYVRLLRIAATYNGHVTPSRTWYLNYDTENFQAEMEAVVWEIMPLYRELHAYLRREVQAAYPKADTKSDGAISAPIMDQILSQDWYPHQFFRTPHQGRQHQLPSVHRRLEEVLVTPVKINRKAAEFFESLGLMVMPNIFYDRFSRRMNDDEGGAECKSQVYYFPPDVALRYCPKLDYKKMMQIHGTMAELQYHLYKMQLPFGLDTEPCPGFGAAIAETVILASGTPRHLHRLHILLNDSLTEEQSLNRLFRMGVHTLIAVPQYFINDKFLVDVMDGRIGVKDYNCAYWGLQDKFAGVQPPLQRINKDFDVDFKFYRGLNPETSNTKKFLAEILGFQFYRSFCLASGQYKPGDPNFPLHNCDFYDSKEAGKKIRDMMQLGATRHWRDVMEIATGERKLSGRGILEYFAPLFTWLKERNKQLNIEPGWDADELCRRD, encoded by the exons ATGCGGTTGCCATTTGTGGGAGTATTGCTAATCCTTCTGCTCTCCGTGACCTTCGGAATCGGCCATTCCAGCTATGAACTGGCTACCAAGCAGATACTTGATAGAGCCGAAGACCGCATGCGCCACGTGTGGAGTCTGAACCGCAGGATCTTTGTGCAGCTCACGGCCAAGGGAAAGTCACCGCTGGGCGGACAGGTTCTGAACTCCAAGCTGGAGGTAGAGGCGGAGACCTATCGACTATTTTACGACTTAGCGGGCAATCTCAGCGTTGTGTCAGTGGCTGAATTGGATGACCCACTTCTTCGTTGGCGCGTGCAGCGAATGGCCAAGTTGCAGCTGCAGGGCCTGCGGCCAAAGGACTACGAGCAGGCCAAGGACCTTCTACGTCAGATTCATAACTTTGTCAACGGACCTCTGGTCTGCCCCTACGAGGACTGCACCGCCCGTGGTTCGCTGGCCATGTACCCGCAGATCATGAACAAAAACATGCACACCAAGCTATACGAGGATCTGGTCATCAACTGGAAGGCCTGGCGCAGGGCCATAAACGAGAAGGACGTGGCAAAGAACACGTTCATCGGCTACGTTCGGCTTCTCCGGATCGCTGCCACCTACAACGGACATGTGACGCCCTCGCGCACATGGTACCTCAACTACGACACGGAGAACTTTCAAGCTGAAATGGAGGCGGTCGTGTGGGAGATAATGCCGCTCTACCGGGAACTGCACGCCTATTTGCGTCGCGAGGTGCAAGCTGCCTACCCAAAGGCGGACACAAAGAGCGATGGCGCCATCTCCGCTCCCATTATGGACCAGATCCTGTCGCAGGACTGGTACCCTCACCAGTTCTTTCGCACACCGCACCAGGGCAGACAGCACCAGTTGCCCTCCGTTCATCGGCGCCTGGAGGAGGTCCTGGTGACGCCCGTCAAAATCAACCGCAAAGCTGCCGAGTTTTTTGAATCGTTGGGCTTAATGGTGATGCCAAA TATATTTTACGACCGCTTTTCCCGCCGGATGAATGACGATGAGGGCGGAGCTGAGTGCAAGTCGCAGGTATATTACTTTCCGCCGGATGTGGCGCTGCGCTACTGCCCCAAACTAGACTACAAGAAGATGATGCAGATTCACGGAACGATGGCTGAACTGCAGTACCACCTCTACAAGATGCAACTGCCCTTTGGTCTCGACACGGAGCCGTGTCCTGGATTTGGAGCTGCCATAGCGGAAACAGTTATCCTGGCTTCAGGCACTCCACGCCACCTGCACCGTCTCCACATCCTGCTGAACGACAGCCTTACGGAGGAGCAGTCCCTTAACCGCCTGTTTCGCATGGGTGTGCACACCTTGATCGCCGTGCCCCAGTACTTCATCAATGACAAATTCCTAGTGGACGTTATGGACGGGCGGATCGGGGTTAAGGACTATAACTGCGCTTACTGGGGCCTCCAGGACAAATTCGCCGGAGTCCAGCCGCCATTACAACGTATTAACAAGGACTTTGATGTGGATTTCAAGTTCTATCGAGGACTAAATCCGGAAACCTCCAATACCAA AAAATTCCTGGCCGAGATCCTGGGCTTCCAGTTCTACCGTTCCTTTTGCCTGGCAAGTGGACAGTACAAGCCCGGTGATCCCAATTTCCCACTCCACAACTGCGATTTCTACGACAGCAAAGAAGCAGGAAAAAAGATTCGCGACATGATGCAGCTGGGAGCCACTCGACATTGGCGGGATGTCATGGAGATAGCCACCGGTGAACGGAAGTTGAGCGGACGCGGTATCCTTGAATACTTTGCCCCACTCTTCACGTGGCTGAAGGAGCGCAACAAGCAACTGAACATCGAGCCGGGTTGGGATGCAGATGAAT TGTGTCGGAGGGACTAA
- the LOC116800283 gene encoding glycine-rich cell wall structural protein 1.8, whose protein sequence is MAARFIISALLLASPAVWGKPTFGREHVHIRIHLPESGGDHGGHGGGDFGGHGGGDFGGHGGGGYEIHSHDGGYSGGGGGGGHVNTYAVITENHGYSSGGGGGGGGGGGHGYSSGGYSSGHDDAKIAAIAAAAGSSSDHGHGGHGGSGGHGGGYGGHAIANIAAIAASSDSSAHGGNGGYGGYSGGGHSGGGHDTQVIVAAAADSHGSSGGSSGGYSGGSSGGYDGGYSGGSSYSGASSYSGGSSYSSGGYSGGHGGYSSGGGSSYDTQVVAAAAASGSGGSYGGSSGGGGDGYSYSAPASGGWAGSSSNWK, encoded by the exons ATGGCAGCCCGTTTCATA ATCAGTGCGCTTCTGCTAGCTAGCCCAGCGGTATGGGGAAAGCCCACCTTCGGACGAGAGCATGTCCACATCCGCATTCACCTGCCGGAAAGCGGTGGGGATCACGGCGGCCACGGAGGTGGTGATTTTGGCGGCCACGGAGGCGGTGATTTTGGCGGCCATGGAGGTGGAGGTTATGAGATTCATTCCCACGATGGCGGATACAGCGGCggtggaggaggcggtggccaTGTGAACACGTATGCTGTTATCACCGAGAACCACGGATACAGTTCCGGGGGTGGCGGAGGCGGCGGAGGTGGCGGTGGCCACGGATACAGCTCCGGCGGATATAGTTCCGGTCATGATGATGCCAAGATTGCTGCcatcgctgctgctgctggctcgTCCTCCGATCACGGACATGGCGGACACGGAGGCAGCGGCGGACACGGTGGAGGTTATGGTGGCCATGCCATCGCCAACATTGCAGCCATCGCCGCCAGCTCAGACTCTTCTGCTCATGGAGGCAACGGAGGATACGGCGGCTACAGCGGTGGCGGTCACAGCGGAGGAGGTCATGACACCCAGGTgattgtggctgctgctgcagattcACATGGCTCTTCCGGCGGATCCTCCGGTGGATACAGTGGCGGCTCCTCCGGGGGCTACGATGGTGGATATTCTGGTGGATCCTCTTACAGCGGTGCCTCCTCCTACAGCGGCGGCTCGTCCTACAGCTCTGGAGGATACAGCGGTGGACATGGCGGCTATAGCAGTGGCGGCGGATCCAGCTATGATACCCAGGTGGTGGCTGCAGCCGCTGCTTCCGGCAGCGGTGGCTCCTACGGCGGATCTtccggcggcggtggcgacGGATACAGCTATTCAGCGCCGGCCTCCGGCGGCTGGGCGGGATCCAGTTCAAACTGGAAGTAG
- the LOC6618902 gene encoding mitochondrial thiamine pyrophosphate carrier produces the protein MPENSVEVQVMQAVGGGIAGAATRTITQPLDVLKIRFQMQVEPVTNHKGSKYRGVIHAFKSVYAEEGMRGMFRGHNSGQVLSISYALVQFWSYEQLRSMAHQFDYWRERPFLMFFICGGIAGCLGAVAAQPFDVVRTQMVAADPSSRRSQMNTFTGLRKVYKMEGWMGLSRGLPFTLVQVFPLVGANFLFYKYLNAAVLMAKPPDQRQEIHGAFLFLNGALSGVLAKMIVYPADLLKKRIQLMAFKQERKTFGRNPECPTILGCISTTFREEGLGGFYKGMLPTLLKAGLMSAVYFSIYDMFKRHYIAPMKEAEKNRQKLVKH, from the coding sequence ATGCCCGAAAACTCGGTGGAAGTCCAGGTAATGCAGGCCGTCGGCGGCGGAATCGCCGGAGCTGCGACGCGTACCATAACCCAGCCGCTGGACGTGCTGAAGATCCGATTCCAAATGCAAGTGGAACCGGTCACCAACCATAAGGGGTCCAAATACCGTGGAGTAATCCACGCTTTTAAGTCGGTGTACGCCGAGGAGGGAATGCGCGGCATGTTCCGTGGCCACAACTCCGGCCAGGTTCTGAGCATTTCGTACGCTCTGGTGCAGTTCTGGTCCTACGAACAGCTTCGCTCCATGGCCCACCAGTTCGACTACTGGAGGGAGCGCCCCTTCCTCATGTTTTTCATCTGCGGCGGCATAGCCGGATGTCTGGGAGCCGTGGCAGCCCAGCCGTTCGACGTGGTAAGAACGCAGATGGTGGCCGCAGATCCCTCCTCGCGCCGCAGTCAGATGAACACTTTTACCGGACTTCGAAAGGTCTATAAGATGGAAGGCTGGATGGGTCTTTCGCGAGGATTACCCTTCACGCTTGTGCAGGTGTTCCCGCTGGTAGGGGCAAACTTTCTCTTCTACAAGTACCTAAACGCGGCTGTCCTGATGGCCAAGCCTCCCGACCAGCGCCAGGAAATCCACGGCGCCTTCCTCTTCCTCAATGGGGCGCTGTCCGGGGTGTTGGCCAAGATGATCGTATACCCGGCGGACCTGCTTAAAAAGCGCATCCAGCTGATGGCCTTCAAACAGGAACGTAAGACCTTTGGCCGCAACCCAGAGTGCCCTACGATCCTGGGCTGCATCAGCACCACGTTCCGGGAGGAAGGACTCGGGGGCTTCTATAAGGGAATGTTGCCCACTCTGCTCAAGGCAGGACTGATGAGTGCCGTCTACTTCTCCATCTATGACATGTTTAAGCGCCACTATATAGCTCCAATGAAAGAGGCGGAGAAAAATCGGCAAAAACTGGTCAAGCATTAG